A region from the Rheinheimera mangrovi genome encodes:
- a CDS encoding M1 family aminopeptidase, with translation MLKRSSSVTPLLNNSALNSSLFTRWQLSLLANEWRFYRVQPLFWLALLLSVAFAVLATVGNGLQTAQPHKELLFTHTKLLMMLQPLLIGALAPLAFLRDRQFGMQELTDVTPLNHRQWCVSRAGGLLLLVLAVQVLLLLLAATAVWFGIDRQAVTVTVGSLGWISMQLFLLQQLPALLLLVALQLWCSRKTQQIALLYLLTAVCWLSYPLLAAATGSPVMANNQHLSPLLSQLMLYLDPYALTPWLAQLQSDELLQPAPMVLLNRLIILSLSVLLFWRALATEPRQPQFKTAAYLPTSIPACHFNSHQSQIRTSATNADLFSSSSPATFVIWPVFVSLLRLQWIQLLRQRSTVLALLLLTSLVFSEVFTGLGYAETLSRFLPDSRDALNRINWDVLPRFGLLMVALWASQLSWLNRRLHCDSLIAATPVSGMVQLCSQLAVLWLLTLLLVALSFSAVALAQVLAQIPLQPDEHLQQAWFRLMPLLSWGMLLLACHALMQSPLRANAVVVILLLFGLSPLPDLLELSHPLWRVGQTRLDMPDALWGYQGSVGGATASGNFSDGGFWPYLTFWALLALTLWLLALQRYHRGTGHSVLKLRLSQPNVLAALGLVLLWLAQGLHIHQHLQQAGALETTQQRQAKRAAYEQQYQHWQPQPQPVVSKVLLQVDLHPLQQQAQIQAKLTLTNPHPTPIKQLLLTLPDSLADQQALSDIHLDGAQLVAQDVVHSQPVYQFDQALAPGATVQLKVRLQLSQHAIAPAPMHQMLRSEFSYVRLLHLLPQPGFVPELRLRNTTVRAEFGLEPLPATQVQPSVLAAEATPANARYDWVQLETIISVPQGYQGIAAGKLQRQWQERDRHYFHYQTTEAVRNLPAVIAVPWQPQLGLQNDISLEIYSPHYNAATDLTMQAMQQTLQWFSTQIGAYPGDALRLVIMPDIGPTGYALPQLVLINHRVGLRAFAAPDAGFSQVYRRAVHEVAHQWFGHGIGNGVPGDGAFLVESLAKYAELVLLEQHFGVDAMQALLEFEQQRYRRARAGSRAEQDSLIDAEESFDQYSRATLVFARLRSELGDKRITAALRQLWLKHSYPNTPASSMDFVRQLKLASPEEQHALIDQLLLSEKVEGLF, from the coding sequence ATGTTAAAACGCTCATCTTCTGTAACTCCCTTACTCAATAACTCTGCATTAAACAGCTCGTTATTTACGCGGTGGCAACTGTCGCTGCTGGCAAACGAATGGCGGTTTTACCGGGTACAGCCGCTATTTTGGCTGGCGCTGTTGCTCTCTGTCGCCTTTGCCGTTTTGGCGACTGTTGGCAACGGTCTGCAAACTGCACAGCCCCATAAAGAGTTGCTATTTACCCACACCAAATTACTGATGATGTTGCAACCCTTGCTGATTGGCGCTTTGGCGCCACTGGCTTTTTTACGGGACCGCCAATTTGGCATGCAGGAACTGACTGACGTGACGCCGTTGAATCATCGCCAATGGTGTGTCAGCAGGGCAGGTGGGTTGCTGCTGTTGGTTCTGGCGGTACAGGTTCTACTGCTGCTCCTGGCCGCAACTGCTGTTTGGTTTGGTATCGATCGACAAGCCGTTACCGTCACTGTTGGCAGTCTGGGCTGGATTTCGATGCAGCTGTTTTTGCTGCAACAACTGCCAGCATTGCTGTTATTGGTTGCGTTGCAACTCTGGTGTAGCCGCAAGACGCAACAAATTGCGCTGCTGTACTTATTAACTGCCGTCTGTTGGCTAAGTTACCCTTTGCTGGCCGCGGCCACAGGATCACCTGTGATGGCCAACAACCAGCACCTATCACCCTTATTGTCGCAGCTGATGTTGTATTTGGACCCTTATGCGCTGACACCATGGCTGGCGCAGCTGCAAAGCGATGAGTTGCTGCAACCGGCTCCTATGGTGCTGCTGAACCGGCTGATCATTTTGAGCCTGAGCGTCTTGTTGTTTTGGCGGGCGCTGGCGACCGAACCCCGGCAACCGCAATTTAAGACCGCCGCTTATTTACCAACCTCAATTCCGGCCTGTCACTTTAATTCACATCAATCACAAATCAGGACATCAGCCACGAATGCCGACTTGTTTAGCTCAAGCTCCCCGGCAACATTCGTCATCTGGCCTGTGTTTGTCAGCCTGCTTCGGCTACAGTGGATCCAGTTGCTGCGACAGCGTAGTACAGTGCTGGCGCTGTTATTATTGACCAGTTTGGTTTTCAGTGAAGTGTTTACTGGCTTGGGGTATGCCGAAACTCTGAGCCGTTTTCTGCCGGACAGTCGCGATGCGCTGAACAGGATCAATTGGGATGTATTGCCGAGATTTGGCCTGCTGATGGTCGCTTTATGGGCCAGTCAACTGAGCTGGCTGAACCGGCGGCTGCACTGTGACAGTCTGATTGCTGCTACGCCAGTCTCGGGCATGGTGCAGCTTTGCAGCCAACTGGCGGTCCTGTGGTTACTGACATTGCTGCTGGTTGCACTGAGTTTTAGCGCAGTGGCTCTGGCACAAGTGCTGGCGCAAATCCCATTACAGCCTGACGAACACCTGCAACAGGCTTGGTTTAGGCTAATGCCATTGCTGAGCTGGGGCATGCTGCTGTTAGCTTGCCATGCGCTAATGCAATCACCGCTGCGCGCGAATGCTGTGGTGGTTATCCTACTGCTGTTTGGTTTATCACCATTGCCGGATCTGCTCGAATTATCACATCCGCTGTGGCGGGTCGGCCAAACACGACTGGATATGCCGGATGCGCTGTGGGGGTATCAGGGATCTGTCGGTGGTGCCACTGCCAGCGGCAATTTTAGCGACGGTGGTTTCTGGCCTTATCTGACCTTCTGGGCTTTACTTGCGCTAACGCTATGGTTGCTGGCATTACAGAGATATCATCGTGGCACCGGCCACAGCGTTTTAAAGCTACGGCTGAGCCAGCCAAACGTTTTGGCTGCGCTTGGGCTGGTACTATTATGGCTGGCTCAGGGGCTGCATATTCACCAACACTTACAGCAGGCAGGCGCGCTGGAAACGACACAACAACGTCAGGCAAAACGCGCAGCTTATGAGCAGCAGTATCAGCACTGGCAGCCGCAACCACAGCCGGTGGTCAGCAAAGTGCTGTTGCAGGTCGACCTCCATCCGCTGCAGCAGCAGGCACAGATCCAAGCCAAATTAACACTGACCAATCCGCACCCAACTCCCATCAAGCAACTGTTATTAACGCTGCCCGATAGTCTGGCCGATCAGCAAGCGCTGAGTGACATTCACCTCGATGGTGCACAATTAGTTGCACAGGATGTCGTTCATAGCCAACCAGTGTATCAGTTCGACCAAGCGCTGGCGCCAGGCGCGACAGTCCAGCTCAAAGTGCGATTGCAGCTGAGTCAGCATGCAATAGCCCCTGCACCTATGCATCAAATGTTACGGTCGGAATTCAGTTATGTTCGGTTATTACACTTGCTACCCCAGCCTGGTTTTGTACCTGAGTTGCGGCTGCGCAACACTACAGTAAGGGCTGAATTTGGCTTAGAGCCATTGCCTGCAACACAAGTTCAGCCGTCAGTACTGGCAGCCGAAGCCACCCCAGCCAACGCTCGCTATGATTGGGTGCAGCTTGAAACCATCATTTCGGTGCCGCAAGGTTACCAGGGCATTGCAGCTGGCAAATTGCAACGGCAGTGGCAAGAACGAGATCGCCATTATTTTCACTATCAAACCACAGAAGCTGTGCGCAATTTACCTGCTGTGATAGCGGTTCCATGGCAACCACAGCTGGGTCTGCAGAACGATATCAGTCTGGAAATTTACAGTCCACACTACAACGCTGCCACTGATCTCACCATGCAGGCGATGCAACAAACGTTGCAATGGTTCAGCACGCAGATAGGGGCATATCCCGGTGATGCGCTACGACTGGTGATAATGCCGGATATTGGTCCAACCGGCTACGCGTTACCACAACTGGTACTGATTAATCATCGGGTTGGCCTGCGGGCATTTGCTGCACCCGACGCTGGTTTTAGTCAGGTGTACAGGCGTGCTGTGCACGAAGTGGCACATCAGTGGTTTGGTCATGGTATTGGGAATGGTGTGCCAGGCGACGGCGCTTTTCTGGTGGAATCTTTGGCCAAATATGCCGAACTGGTGTTGCTTGAACAGCACTTTGGTGTCGACGCTATGCAGGCATTGCTTGAGTTCGAGCAGCAGCGCTACCGCCGGGCAAGAGCAGGCAGCAGGGCTGAACAAGACAGTCTGATTGACGCTGAAGAGTCTTTTGATCAATATTCCCGCGCCACTTTAGTGTTTGCCAGGCTCAGGTCTGAACTGGGAGATAAGCGCATCACAGCTGCTTTACGTCAGCTCTGGCTGAAACATAGTTACCCGAACACTCCGGCCAGCTCAATGGATTTTGTTCGTCAGTTAAAACTGGCAAGCCCAGAGGAACAACATGCCTTGATCGACCAGTTGTTGCTGAGCGAAAAGGTCGAAGGGCTGTTCTAA
- a CDS encoding MarR family winged helix-turn-helix transcriptional regulator has protein sequence MTFLSNNKERIPEEALLHLDQQLCFALYSTSLAMTKVYKPLLEQLGLTYPQYLVMLILWQSDALELQQIGEQLQIASGALTPVLKRMEKMGLLQRSRHPQNERALQIRLTQSGWAMRATAAEKVQVNRHISLKSGMADTEIQALKQELVQLRQQLNSAL, from the coding sequence ATGACTTTTTTATCCAACAACAAAGAGCGAATCCCCGAAGAGGCTTTATTGCATCTGGATCAACAACTTTGTTTTGCCCTTTATTCCACTTCGTTGGCGATGACCAAAGTCTATAAGCCGTTGCTGGAACAATTGGGCCTGACTTACCCTCAGTATTTAGTCATGCTGATTTTGTGGCAAAGCGACGCGCTGGAATTGCAGCAAATTGGCGAACAACTGCAAATCGCATCCGGAGCTCTCACTCCGGTGCTGAAACGTATGGAAAAAATGGGTTTGCTGCAACGCAGTCGTCATCCGCAAAACGAGCGTGCGCTGCAAATACGTTTAACTCAGTCTGGCTGGGCTATGCGTGCCACAGCGGCCGAAAAAGTCCAAGTAAACCGCCATATCAGTTTAAAGTCCGGTATGGCAGACACTGAAATTCAGGCGCTCAAACAAGAGTTGGTTCAGCTACGACAGCAACTGAACTCAGCTCTTTAA